The genomic DNA CGTGTGAGCGGTTCGAAGAGACCTACGCCGCGTATCCGACGTTTTCAAAGATGGACGAGTTCCTCTACTACGCCGGCATGAGCAGCTATTACCTGTCCGAGAACAAAGGCAAGCAAAGATCGATCTCAAACGACCAAAAAAGACCCCGCCAAATACGGGCCCGCGAAACTAAAGGACGACGCGATCGGCTATCTCTCGACGATCATCGAGAAATACCCCGAGAGCAAGTTCAAGAATGACGCGGAGAAAACGCTCACGGTTCTCAAGAAATAAATAAGTTGCCACTAGCTTTAGCTAGTGGCCAACCCCTAAACTAGATCGGGCTTTAGCCAAAAGATTCGGCTAAAGCCAGGTCTTTTAGTTTCCGTATCCACTAACTGAAGCTAGTGGCAACTCTATAATACATGAACCTCAATCA from Acidobacteriota bacterium includes the following:
- the bamD gene encoding outer membrane protein assembly factor BamD encodes the protein MTCPRTKASKDRSQTTKKDPAKYGPAKLKDDAIGYLSTIIEKYPESKFKNDAEKTLTVLKK